One Peterkaempfera bronchialis DNA window includes the following coding sequences:
- a CDS encoding PPA1309 family protein produces MSEHPDTPDAALPPAATPLTRAVLEIDGYAATMGWDLPARLFALVDTGRLLSSEPALAEQLGLEGGETGGLTPVEQDELPDGMALDDFLGTIAWPDVVSGCALVVERLMLPPGAEAKLPEGTDQRQLAAWVAEHPERQEVRITAAVLRDGSRETALRLRAKDSEREVLTGAELVPGLSEALLATFA; encoded by the coding sequence ATGTCCGAGCATCCCGACACCCCCGACGCGGCCCTGCCTCCCGCCGCGACCCCGCTGACCCGCGCCGTGCTGGAGATCGACGGCTATGCGGCCACCATGGGCTGGGACCTGCCCGCGCGGCTCTTCGCGCTGGTGGACACCGGCCGACTGCTGAGCAGCGAGCCCGCGCTGGCCGAGCAGCTGGGGCTGGAGGGCGGCGAGACCGGCGGCCTGACCCCGGTGGAGCAGGACGAGCTGCCGGACGGCATGGCGCTGGACGACTTCCTGGGCACCATCGCCTGGCCGGATGTGGTCTCCGGCTGCGCGCTGGTGGTGGAGCGGCTGATGCTGCCGCCGGGGGCCGAGGCCAAGCTGCCGGAGGGTACCGACCAGCGGCAGCTCGCGGCGTGGGTGGCGGAGCACCCGGAGCGCCAGGAGGTGCGGATCACCGCGGCCGTGCTGCGGGACGGCTCGCGGGAGACGGCGCTGCGGCTGCGCGCCAAGGACTCCGAGCGCGAGGTGCTGACCGGCGCCGAGCTGGTGCCGGGGCTCTCCGAGGCGCTGCTGGCGACCTTCGCCTGA
- a CDS encoding UPF0182 family membrane protein: protein MPDRGGSGPSGPRFRAGTSTRRSRALLLTAAVLAVLAVLFVVFAGFWTDWLWYKSLHYSSVFTTRLWTKVGLFAVFGLLMALAVGLNVWLAHRLRPPLSAMSVEQQSLDRYRMGIAPFRRWLLLGVSAVIGLIAGASASGQWRTWLLWVNATPFGTTDPQFHKDVSFYTFDLPWYRFLLNFGFSAVIVSLLAAVLVHYLYGGLRLQGPGRKVSTAAQGHLAVLLGVFVALKAVAYWLDRYGLALKSSSIRNTDSWAGLRYVDANAYLPAKNILFIVAIICALLFFITPLRRTWSLPLTGFGLMVLSALLIGGLYPTIVQQFQVKPNEATKEAPYIKKNIDATRAAYGIADAKSEQYTAASEADKSVLDKDAGTLKNIRVLDPNIVSPTFTQREQQRGYYSFSSPLDIDRYGTGDDVQDTVIGVRELNLAGVPSRNWVNDHFKYTHGYAAVTAKGNTVTPDGDPAFTESGLPPKGQFANDTQWRIYYGEKTTEYSVVGGTNKELDYYDSDAGKEVTYTYDGSGGVSLDNPLTRAAYAVKFSEPQILYSGAITSGSKIMYDRTPKERVEAVAPWLSIDGDPYPVVVDGKVKWVVDGYTTSNGYPYSSHTTLGDVTTDSLTASGGREVLAQANQVNYIRNSVKATVDAFTGEVTLYQWDDQDPVLKTWMKSFPDTVKPKSAIDSSLMQHLRYPQDLFKVQRDMLTRYHVTDPAAFYASSDVWKVPTDPTSDTHADQPPYYLTVRMPGESTAFSLTTSFVPTSRPNLAAFMAVNANPGPDYGRMSILTMPEKSGGRTIPGPQQVQAKFNSDPRIANDINILKRGDSTLEYGNLLTLPVGNGLLYVEPVYVRGKGINYPQLKKVLAVFGGSDNVAYANTLKEALQQVLGVEAGPEQEGGGGGTTTTPPSTGSGGGTAPTVPAGSDVQKALDDAQKAFEAGQEALKSGDWATYGQEQKKLQDALNAAVQAEKPAATPSAAPSATPTGKP from the coding sequence ATGCCGGACCGCGGAGGGTCCGGACCCTCCGGACCCCGGTTCAGAGCCGGCACGTCCACCCGGCGCTCCCGCGCCCTGCTCCTGACGGCCGCCGTGTTGGCGGTGCTGGCGGTGCTCTTTGTCGTCTTCGCCGGCTTCTGGACCGACTGGCTGTGGTACAAGTCGCTCCACTACTCCTCGGTCTTCACCACCCGGCTGTGGACCAAGGTCGGCCTCTTCGCCGTCTTCGGGCTGCTGATGGCCCTCGCGGTCGGGCTGAACGTCTGGCTCGCGCACCGGCTGCGGCCGCCGCTGAGCGCGATGTCGGTCGAGCAGCAGAGCCTGGACCGCTACCGGATGGGCATCGCCCCCTTCCGGCGCTGGCTGCTGCTGGGCGTCTCCGCCGTGATAGGGCTGATCGCCGGCGCCTCGGCGTCCGGCCAGTGGCGCACCTGGCTCCTCTGGGTCAACGCCACGCCCTTCGGCACCACGGACCCGCAGTTCCACAAGGACGTCTCCTTCTACACCTTCGACCTGCCCTGGTACCGCTTCCTGCTCAACTTCGGCTTCAGCGCGGTCATCGTCTCGCTGCTCGCCGCCGTGCTGGTGCACTACCTCTACGGCGGTCTGCGCCTCCAGGGGCCGGGCCGCAAGGTCTCCACCGCCGCGCAGGGCCACCTGGCCGTGCTGCTGGGCGTCTTCGTGGCGCTCAAGGCGGTGGCGTACTGGCTGGACCGGTACGGGCTGGCGCTCAAGTCCAGCTCCATCCGGAACACCGACTCCTGGGCCGGTCTGCGGTATGTGGACGCCAACGCCTACCTGCCGGCCAAGAACATCCTCTTCATCGTCGCCATCATCTGCGCGCTGCTCTTCTTCATCACCCCGCTGCGGCGCACCTGGTCGCTGCCACTGACCGGCTTCGGCCTGATGGTGCTCTCGGCGCTGCTGATCGGCGGGCTCTACCCGACGATCGTGCAGCAGTTCCAGGTCAAGCCGAACGAGGCGACCAAGGAAGCGCCGTACATCAAGAAGAACATCGACGCGACCAGAGCCGCCTACGGCATCGCCGACGCCAAGTCCGAGCAGTACACCGCCGCTTCCGAGGCCGACAAGTCGGTGCTCGACAAGGACGCCGGCACGCTGAAGAACATCCGGGTGCTGGACCCCAACATCGTCTCGCCCACCTTCACCCAGCGTGAGCAGCAGCGCGGTTACTACTCCTTCTCCTCGCCGCTGGACATCGACCGCTACGGGACCGGCGACGACGTCCAGGACACCGTGATCGGCGTGCGCGAGCTCAACCTGGCGGGCGTGCCCAGCCGGAACTGGGTCAACGACCACTTCAAGTACACCCACGGCTATGCCGCCGTGACCGCCAAGGGCAACACCGTCACGCCCGACGGCGACCCGGCGTTCACCGAGTCGGGCCTGCCGCCCAAGGGCCAGTTCGCCAATGACACCCAGTGGCGGATCTACTACGGCGAGAAGACCACCGAGTACTCCGTCGTCGGCGGGACCAACAAGGAGCTGGACTACTACGACAGCGACGCCGGCAAGGAGGTCACCTACACCTACGACGGCAGCGGCGGGGTGTCGCTGGACAACCCGCTCACCCGGGCCGCGTACGCGGTGAAGTTCTCCGAGCCGCAGATCCTCTACTCCGGGGCCATCACCTCCGGCTCCAAGATCATGTACGACCGCACCCCCAAGGAGCGGGTGGAGGCGGTGGCTCCCTGGCTCTCCATCGACGGCGACCCGTACCCGGTCGTGGTGGACGGCAAGGTGAAGTGGGTGGTGGACGGCTACACCACCAGCAACGGCTACCCGTACTCCTCGCACACCACGCTGGGCGACGTCACCACCGACTCGCTCACCGCCAGCGGCGGGCGCGAGGTGCTGGCCCAGGCCAACCAGGTCAACTACATCCGCAACTCGGTCAAGGCCACCGTGGACGCCTTCACCGGTGAGGTCACCCTCTACCAGTGGGACGACCAGGACCCGGTGCTGAAGACCTGGATGAAGTCCTTCCCGGACACGGTGAAGCCCAAGTCGGCGATCGACTCCTCCCTGATGCAGCACCTGCGCTACCCGCAGGACCTGTTCAAGGTGCAGCGCGACATGCTGACCCGCTACCACGTCACCGACCCGGCCGCCTTCTACGCCTCCAGCGACGTGTGGAAGGTGCCGACCGACCCGACCAGCGACACCCACGCGGACCAGCCGCCGTACTACCTGACGGTGCGCATGCCCGGGGAGAGCACGGCCTTCTCGCTCACCACCAGTTTTGTGCCGACCAGCCGGCCGAACCTGGCGGCCTTCATGGCGGTGAACGCCAATCCGGGCCCGGACTACGGCAGGATGAGCATTCTCACCATGCCGGAGAAGAGCGGCGGCCGGACCATTCCCGGCCCGCAGCAGGTGCAGGCGAAGTTCAACTCCGATCCGCGTATCGCCAATGACATCAACATCCTCAAGCGAGGCGATTCCACGCTTGAGTACGGCAATCTGCTCACCCTGCCGGTCGGAAACGGCCTGCTCTATGTGGAGCCGGTCTACGTCCGCGGCAAGGGAATCAACTACCCGCAGCTGAAGAAGGTGCTCGCCGTCTTCGGCGGGAGTGACAACGTCGCCTATGCGAACACTCTCAAGGAGGCGTTGCAGCAGGTGCTCGGGGTCGAGGCCGGCCCCGAGCAGGAGGGCGGCGGTGGCGGCACCACCACCACTCCGCCGAGCACCGGCAGCGGCGGTGGCACCGCCCCGACGGTCCCTGCCGGCTCGGATGTGCAGAAGGCGCTGGACGATGCGCAGAAGGCCTTCGAGGCAGGTCAGGAGGCCCTCAAGTCCGGTGACTGGGCCACCTACGGCCAGGAGCAGAAGAAGCTCCAGGACGCGCTGAACGCGGCGGTGCAGGCCGAGAAGCCGGCCGCCACCCCGTCGGCGGCGCCCTCGGCGACCCCCACCGGGAAGCCGTGA
- a CDS encoding tetratricopeptide repeat protein, translating to MRPPSPPTRPRPYRPGAPGPGRPRAAEPAEPPEPTEDADRTDGSFEAALAAREEAALEARYREAAAAGDPGAASLLGAMLLRRGDLADAEPHLRRACGAGLRAAANNLAVLLHRRGHREEAAHWWREAAVAGSAPAAHALGLHLRDHGDESGAEYWLHFAAEHGHTLGAYALADLLEHRRDVRAERWFRIAAEAGHREGSYRLARMREAAGDRETAETWYRTAAARSHSRAALRLGVLLEERGEREEAARWYRQAAQNGEPRAACALGFLLRDSGDPEAAAEWWREAAEGGDGNAANALGALHANRGETALAEHWYRAALDAGDHNGAFNLGLLCAAAGRERQAEQWYRRAAYAGHREACNALAVLLLQHGDPSGAAPWFSKAAEAGSVDAAFNLGILYAGRGEQHEAQEWYARAAAEGHGEAALQLAVAKERRGDLGAAVHRYRQAAQGGSAEGAFRLGSLLDRQGDADDEAEHWYAVAAEAGHGRAQVRMGVRAAARGATDAAEGWYRRAAEGGSRSAAFNLGLLLAREGAEAEATLWYTRAADAGHGRAALRLALIAARRGELTQARNWCLRAAEYGPAEVAERAGRLLEALNTELSA from the coding sequence GTGCGCCCGCCCTCCCCGCCGACCCGCCCCCGCCCGTACCGACCGGGCGCTCCAGGGCCCGGACGCCCCCGGGCAGCGGAGCCGGCCGAGCCCCCCGAGCCGACCGAGGACGCCGACCGCACCGACGGCAGCTTCGAAGCCGCGCTGGCCGCCCGCGAGGAAGCCGCCCTGGAGGCCCGCTACCGGGAGGCCGCCGCCGCCGGGGACCCGGGCGCCGCCAGCCTGCTCGGCGCCATGCTGCTGCGCCGGGGCGACCTGGCCGACGCTGAGCCCCACCTGCGGCGGGCCTGCGGCGCCGGGCTGCGCGCCGCCGCCAACAACCTGGCCGTACTGCTGCACCGGCGCGGCCACCGCGAGGAGGCCGCCCACTGGTGGCGTGAGGCGGCCGTGGCAGGCAGCGCACCGGCCGCCCATGCGCTCGGCCTGCACCTGCGCGACCACGGCGACGAGTCCGGGGCCGAGTACTGGCTGCACTTCGCCGCCGAGCACGGCCACACCCTGGGCGCCTACGCCCTCGCCGACCTGCTGGAGCACCGCCGCGACGTCCGCGCCGAACGCTGGTTCCGGATCGCCGCCGAGGCCGGTCACCGCGAGGGGTCCTACCGGCTCGCCCGGATGCGGGAGGCGGCCGGCGACCGGGAGACCGCCGAGACCTGGTACCGCACCGCCGCCGCCCGCAGCCACTCCCGGGCGGCGCTGCGGCTCGGAGTGCTGCTGGAGGAGCGCGGCGAGCGGGAGGAGGCCGCCCGCTGGTACCGGCAGGCGGCGCAGAACGGGGAGCCGCGCGCCGCCTGCGCGCTGGGCTTCCTGCTGCGCGACTCCGGCGACCCGGAGGCCGCCGCCGAGTGGTGGCGGGAGGCCGCCGAGGGCGGCGACGGCAATGCCGCCAACGCGCTCGGCGCGCTGCACGCCAACCGTGGCGAGACGGCGCTCGCCGAGCACTGGTACCGCGCCGCCCTGGACGCCGGCGACCACAACGGCGCCTTCAACCTGGGCCTGCTCTGCGCGGCGGCCGGGCGGGAGCGGCAGGCCGAGCAGTGGTACCGGCGGGCCGCCTACGCCGGCCACCGGGAGGCGTGCAACGCCCTTGCCGTGCTGCTGCTCCAGCACGGCGACCCGTCCGGCGCCGCGCCCTGGTTCTCCAAGGCGGCGGAGGCCGGCAGCGTCGACGCCGCCTTCAACCTGGGAATCCTGTACGCCGGCCGGGGCGAGCAGCACGAGGCCCAGGAGTGGTACGCCCGCGCGGCGGCCGAGGGCCATGGCGAGGCCGCCCTGCAACTGGCCGTCGCCAAGGAGCGGCGCGGCGATTTGGGCGCCGCCGTGCACCGCTACCGGCAGGCCGCCCAGGGCGGTTCGGCGGAGGGCGCGTTCCGGCTGGGCTCGCTGCTGGACCGGCAGGGCGACGCGGACGACGAGGCCGAGCACTGGTACGCGGTCGCGGCCGAGGCCGGGCACGGCCGGGCGCAGGTCCGGATGGGCGTACGGGCGGCGGCGCGCGGCGCGACCGATGCCGCCGAGGGCTGGTACCGGCGGGCTGCGGAGGGCGGCAGCCGCAGCGCTGCCTTCAACCTGGGCCTGCTGCTGGCCCGGGAGGGCGCGGAGGCGGAGGCGACGCTCTGGTACACCCGCGCCGCCGACGCCGGCCACGGCCGGGCCGCCCTGCGGCTGGCGCTGATCGCGGCCCGCCGGGGCGAACTCACCCAGGCGCGCAACTGGTGCCTGCGGGCGGCGGAGTACGGCCCGGCCGAGGTCGCGGAGCGGGCCGGGCGGCTGCTGGAGGCGCTGAACACCGAGCTCAGCGCCTGA
- a CDS encoding Fur family transcriptional regulator: MSDLLERLRSRGWRLTAQRRVVAEVLDGDHVHLTADEVHARAVGRLPEISRATVYNTLGELVTLGEVLEVSTDGRAKRYDPNAHHAHQHLICSRCGTIRDVHPTGDPLAALPTDERFGFVVSNVEVTYRGICPDCAVGAA, encoded by the coding sequence ATGAGTGACCTGCTGGAACGACTGAGGAGCCGAGGCTGGCGGCTCACCGCTCAGCGGAGGGTCGTGGCCGAGGTGCTCGACGGCGACCACGTCCATCTGACCGCTGACGAGGTCCATGCGCGGGCGGTGGGGCGGCTGCCGGAGATCAGCCGGGCCACCGTCTACAACACCCTGGGCGAGCTGGTGACCCTGGGCGAGGTGCTGGAGGTCAGCACCGACGGCCGGGCCAAGCGCTACGACCCCAATGCGCACCACGCCCACCAGCATCTGATCTGCTCACGCTGCGGCACCATCCGCGATGTCCATCCGACCGGCGACCCGCTGGCGGCCCTGCCGACGGACGAGCGGTTCGGCTTTGTCGTCTCCAACGTCGAGGTGACCTACCGGGGCATCTGCCCGGACTGCGCCGTCGGCGCCGCCTGA
- a CDS encoding catalase, translated as MTAQDELRPTLTTEAGAPVADNQNSESAGPGGPLLIQDQHLFEKLAHFNRERIPERVVHARGAAAYGTFTVTADVTGYTRARFLSEVGKQTETFLRFSTVAGNLGSADAVRDPRGFALKFYTEDGNYDLVGNNTPVFFIKDASKFPDFIHTQKRDPYTGSQEPDNVFDFWGLSPESTHQVTWLFGDRGIPASYRHMDGFGSHTYQWQNEAGESFWVKYHFKTDQGIRNLTAEDAAVLAGSDPDSHQRDLREAIERGEFPSWTVSVQVMPVAEAATYRFNPFDLTKVWPHADYPLIEFGRLELNRNPDNVFAEVEQSIFSPAHFVPGIGPSPDKMLQGRLFAYADAHRYRVGINADQLPVNRPHATEANTHHRDGYLYDGRHGRRKNYEPNSFGGPVQTGRPLWAATEVAGPTGNHEAPRHAEDNDFVQAGNLYRLMSEEEKERLVTNLANALSGVSADRDDIVDRAVGNFRQADADFGKRLEAAVKERRS; from the coding sequence GTGACGGCCCAGGACGAGCTGCGCCCCACCCTCACGACCGAAGCGGGTGCGCCCGTTGCGGACAACCAGAACAGTGAGTCGGCAGGCCCCGGCGGCCCGCTGCTCATCCAGGACCAGCACCTCTTCGAGAAGCTCGCGCACTTCAACCGCGAGCGCATCCCGGAGCGGGTGGTGCACGCCCGTGGGGCGGCGGCCTATGGCACCTTCACGGTGACCGCCGATGTCACCGGGTACACCCGGGCGCGCTTCCTCTCCGAGGTCGGCAAGCAGACAGAAACGTTTCTGCGGTTCTCCACCGTCGCGGGCAACCTCGGCTCGGCGGACGCGGTGCGCGACCCGCGCGGCTTCGCGCTGAAGTTCTACACCGAGGACGGCAACTACGACCTGGTGGGGAACAACACCCCGGTCTTCTTCATCAAGGACGCCAGCAAGTTCCCGGACTTCATCCACACCCAGAAGCGCGACCCCTACACCGGCTCGCAGGAGCCGGACAACGTCTTCGACTTCTGGGGCCTGTCGCCGGAGTCCACCCACCAGGTGACCTGGCTCTTCGGCGACCGGGGCATACCCGCCTCCTACCGGCACATGGACGGCTTCGGCTCGCACACCTACCAGTGGCAGAACGAGGCCGGCGAGTCCTTCTGGGTCAAGTACCACTTCAAGACCGACCAGGGCATCAGGAACCTCACCGCCGAGGACGCGGCGGTGCTGGCCGGCTCCGACCCCGACTCGCACCAGCGCGACCTGCGCGAGGCGATCGAGCGCGGCGAGTTCCCCTCCTGGACGGTATCGGTGCAGGTCATGCCGGTGGCCGAGGCGGCGACCTACCGCTTCAACCCGTTCGACCTCACCAAGGTCTGGCCGCACGCCGACTACCCGCTGATCGAGTTCGGCCGGCTGGAGCTCAACCGCAACCCCGACAATGTCTTCGCCGAGGTCGAGCAGTCGATCTTCTCCCCGGCGCACTTCGTGCCCGGTATCGGCCCGTCCCCGGACAAGATGCTCCAGGGCCGCCTCTTCGCCTACGCGGACGCCCACCGCTACCGGGTCGGCATCAACGCCGACCAGCTGCCGGTGAACCGCCCGCACGCCACCGAGGCCAACACCCACCACCGCGACGGCTACCTTTACGACGGCCGCCACGGCCGCCGGAAGAACTACGAGCCCAACAGCTTCGGCGGCCCGGTGCAGACCGGTCGGCCGCTCTGGGCGGCCACCGAGGTCGCCGGCCCCACCGGCAACCACGAGGCCCCGAGGCACGCCGAGGACAACGACTTCGTCCAGGCGGGCAACCTCTACCGGCTGATGTCGGAGGAGGAGAAGGAGCGCCTGGTCACCAACCTGGCCAACGCCCTGTCCGGGGTCTCCGCCGACCGCGACGACATCGTCGACCGCGCGGTCGGCAACTTCCGCCAGGCCGACGCGGACTTCGGCAAGCGTCTGGAGGCGGCGGTCAAGGAGCGGCGTAGCTGA
- a CDS encoding CBS domain-containing protein — protein MLVRDAMSSVVLTIGPAHTLRHAARLMSGRRIGAAVVLDPDTYGVGILTERDILNALGRGQDPDTEAAHAHVTTDVVFACPDWTLDRAASAMVRGGFRHLVVLDGTEVVGIISVRDIVRCWVGEGRAVEAGSTAVPV, from the coding sequence GTGCTCGTCCGCGACGCCATGAGTTCGGTGGTGCTCACCATCGGCCCCGCCCACACCCTGCGCCATGCCGCCCGGCTGATGTCGGGGCGCCGCATCGGTGCCGCTGTCGTCCTCGACCCCGACACGTACGGGGTCGGCATCCTCACCGAACGGGACATCCTCAACGCCCTCGGCCGGGGGCAGGACCCCGACACCGAGGCCGCCCACGCCCATGTGACCACCGACGTCGTCTTCGCCTGCCCGGACTGGACCCTCGACCGGGCCGCCTCCGCCATGGTGCGGGGCGGCTTCCGACATCTGGTGGTGCTGGACGGTACGGAGGTGGTCGGCATCATCTCGGTACGCGACATCGTGCGGTGCTGGGTCGGCGAGGGCCGGGCGGTGGAGGCCGGGTCCACGGCCGTGCCCGTCTGA
- the hisN gene encoding histidinol-phosphatase, with amino-acid sequence MPDYHDDLRLAHVLADSADSVTLERFKALDLKVETKPDLTPVSDADKAAEELVSSVLQRARPRDAVMGEEFGRRGNGPRRWVIDPIDGTKNYVRGVPVWATLIALLELGPDGEQPVVGIVSAPALGRRWWAARGAGAYSGRDLTRASRIKVSQVSRLEDASFSYSSLSGWEERGRLEPFLDLTRSCWRTRAYGDFWSYMMVAEGAVDIAAEPELSLWDMAAPCIVVQEAGGRFTGLDGVDGPGGADAAASNGILHGELLSRLSV; translated from the coding sequence ATGCCCGACTACCACGACGACCTCCGTCTCGCCCATGTCCTCGCCGACTCGGCCGACTCGGTCACCCTGGAGCGCTTCAAAGCCCTCGACCTGAAGGTGGAGACCAAGCCGGACCTCACCCCGGTGAGCGACGCCGACAAGGCGGCGGAGGAGCTGGTGAGCAGTGTGCTCCAGCGTGCCCGGCCGCGCGACGCCGTGATGGGCGAGGAGTTCGGGCGGCGGGGCAACGGGCCGCGCCGCTGGGTGATCGACCCGATCGACGGCACCAAGAACTATGTGCGCGGAGTGCCCGTGTGGGCGACCCTGATCGCGCTGCTGGAGCTGGGACCGGACGGCGAGCAGCCGGTGGTGGGCATCGTCTCGGCCCCGGCGCTGGGCCGCCGCTGGTGGGCGGCGCGCGGCGCGGGCGCGTACAGCGGGCGCGATCTGACCCGGGCCAGCCGGATCAAGGTCTCCCAGGTGTCCCGGCTGGAGGACGCCTCGTTCTCGTACTCCTCGCTGTCGGGCTGGGAGGAGCGCGGCCGGCTGGAGCCGTTCCTGGACCTCACCCGGTCCTGCTGGCGGACCCGTGCATACGGCGACTTCTGGTCGTACATGATGGTCGCCGAGGGCGCGGTGGACATCGCGGCCGAGCCCGAGCTGTCGCTCTGGGACATGGCGGCGCCGTGCATCGTGGTGCAGGAGGCCGGCGGGCGGTTCACCGGGCTGGACGGGGTGGACGGGCCGGGCGGGGCGGATGCGGCGGCGTCCAACGGGATCCTGCACGGGGAGCTGCTGTCCCGGTTGAGTGTGTGA
- a CDS encoding MarR family winged helix-turn-helix transcriptional regulator produces the protein MGQQAAGPAAGGSAGTDISDHDLVTLYGALLEGYVRTERLVRVDVVAGVDLPGPWFEVLLRLLRTPGHKLPMTRLAHDVSLTSGGFTKLADRMAGAGLIDRQPCASDRRVTYTVLTPRGARLAEEGHRRHAALLRSHFLAPLGADRAEQLAALMRVLRDANSDPLQG, from the coding sequence ATGGGACAGCAGGCAGCGGGACCGGCGGCCGGTGGCTCGGCCGGGACCGACATCTCCGATCACGATCTGGTCACCCTCTATGGAGCGCTGCTGGAGGGGTACGTCCGCACAGAGCGCCTGGTGCGGGTCGACGTGGTGGCCGGGGTGGACCTGCCCGGCCCGTGGTTCGAGGTGCTGCTGAGGCTGCTGCGCACCCCTGGCCACAAGCTGCCGATGACCCGGCTCGCCCATGACGTCTCGCTCACCAGCGGCGGCTTCACCAAGCTCGCCGACCGGATGGCGGGGGCCGGGCTGATCGACCGCCAGCCGTGCGCCAGCGACCGCCGGGTCACCTATACGGTGCTCACCCCGCGCGGCGCCCGCCTTGCCGAGGAGGGCCACCGCCGGCACGCGGCCCTGCTGCGGAGCCACTTCCTGGCCCCGCTGGGAGCCGACCGGGCGGAACAGCTCGCCGCCCTGATGCGGGTGCTGCGGGACGCCAACAGCGACCCGCTCCAGGGCTGA
- a CDS encoding DMT family transporter, with the protein MAWLLVVCAGLFETGFAVCLKLSNGFSRLWPTVAFCCFALASFGLLTLSLKHLPVGPAYAVWTGIGAAGTATYGMIWLSETSSTLKLVSIGLVVAGVIGLQLSGSSH; encoded by the coding sequence ATGGCATGGCTGCTGGTGGTCTGCGCGGGCCTGTTCGAGACGGGCTTCGCGGTCTGCCTCAAGCTCAGCAACGGCTTCTCCCGGCTCTGGCCCACCGTCGCCTTCTGCTGCTTCGCGCTGGCCAGCTTCGGCCTGCTGACACTGTCGCTGAAGCACCTGCCGGTGGGCCCCGCGTACGCGGTGTGGACCGGCATCGGGGCGGCCGGCACCGCCACCTACGGCATGATCTGGCTGAGCGAGACCAGCTCGACGCTGAAGCTGGTCTCCATCGGCCTGGTGGTCGCCGGGGTGATCGGCCTCCAGCTCAGCGGCTCCTCGCACTGA
- a CDS encoding DMT family transporter yields MAWALVICAGLLETGFAVCLKLSDGLSRLWPTLAFACFALGSFGLLTLSLKHLPVGSAYAVWTGIGAAGTAVYGMVWLGESSAALKLVSIGLVLAGVVGLQLSGSGH; encoded by the coding sequence ATGGCATGGGCACTGGTGATCTGCGCCGGGCTGCTGGAGACCGGCTTCGCGGTCTGCCTCAAACTCAGCGACGGCCTCAGCCGACTCTGGCCCACCCTCGCCTTCGCCTGCTTCGCGCTGGGCAGCTTCGGGCTGCTGACGCTGTCGCTGAAGCATCTGCCGGTCGGCAGCGCCTATGCGGTGTGGACCGGCATCGGGGCGGCCGGCACGGCGGTCTACGGCATGGTCTGGCTCGGCGAGAGCAGCGCCGCCCTGAAGCTGGTCTCCATCGGCCTGGTACTGGCCGGGGTGGTCGGCCTCCAGCTCAGCGGCTCGGGGCACTGA
- the rsgA gene encoding ribosome small subunit-dependent GTPase A, whose translation MRRYGKDADEDDIRARPGRRSSRPRTRTRPKHEDAAEGTVLTVDRGRLTCLVDPGTRQEREILAMKARELGRKGVVVGDRVALVGDLSGEPDTLARIVRVEDRTSVLRRTADDDDPYERVVVANADQLAIVTALADPEPRPRLIDRCLVAAYDAGMEPLLILTKSDLASADPLLEIYAPLGIRHVVTRRDDLGEEEAETVRQQLRDRATVFVGHSGVGKTTLVNALVPLHQRATGRVNAVTGRGRHTTVSALALRLPPPPGAKPGSKRALSPGWVIDTPGFRSFGLSHIDPSRVILAFPDLEPGTVDCPRACSHDEPDCALDAWVESGKADPARLYSLRRLLATREAREGD comes from the coding sequence ATGCGCCGTTACGGCAAGGACGCCGACGAGGACGACATCCGGGCCCGCCCCGGCCGCCGGAGCTCGCGCCCCCGCACCCGCACCCGCCCCAAGCACGAGGACGCCGCCGAGGGGACGGTCCTCACCGTCGACCGGGGCCGGCTCACCTGCCTGGTCGACCCCGGCACCCGGCAGGAGCGCGAGATCCTCGCCATGAAGGCCCGCGAGCTGGGCCGCAAGGGCGTGGTGGTCGGCGACCGGGTGGCGCTGGTCGGCGACCTGTCGGGCGAGCCCGACACGCTGGCCCGGATCGTCCGGGTGGAGGACCGCACCTCGGTGCTGCGCCGCACCGCCGACGACGACGACCCGTATGAGCGGGTGGTCGTCGCCAACGCCGACCAGCTCGCCATCGTCACCGCCCTGGCCGACCCGGAGCCCCGGCCCCGGCTGATCGACCGCTGCCTGGTGGCGGCGTACGACGCGGGCATGGAGCCGCTGCTGATCCTCACCAAGTCCGACCTGGCGTCGGCCGACCCGCTGCTGGAGATCTACGCACCGCTGGGCATCCGGCATGTGGTCACCCGCCGCGACGACCTTGGCGAGGAGGAGGCCGAAACGGTACGGCAGCAGCTGCGCGACCGGGCGACCGTCTTCGTGGGCCACTCCGGCGTCGGCAAGACCACGCTGGTCAACGCGCTGGTACCGCTGCACCAGCGGGCCACCGGCCGGGTCAACGCGGTCACCGGGCGCGGTCGGCACACCACGGTCTCGGCGCTGGCGCTGCGGCTGCCGCCGCCGCCCGGGGCCAAGCCCGGGTCGAAGCGGGCGCTCTCCCCCGGCTGGGTGATCGACACCCCCGGGTTCCGCTCCTTCGGCCTCTCCCACATCGACCCGTCCCGGGTCATCCTGGCCTTCCCCGACCTGGAGCCGGGCACGGTCGACTGCCCGCGCGCATGCAGCCACGACGAGCCCGACTGCGCGCTGGACGCCTGGGTGGAGAGCGGCAAGGCCGACCCGGCGCGGCTCTACTCGCTGCGCCGGCTGCTGGCCACCCGCGAGGCCCGCGAGGGCGACTGA